One Sulfurihydrogenibium sp. genomic window carries:
- a CDS encoding BamA/TamA family outer membrane protein, with amino-acid sequence MKIKIKFLIILLFTGLTKAEERIKSNYPLPKNNGEEILRITNDLNYVANLFELTNDFEKIEIKEDKILLTRKPFLKSIDIKGNKSFWKDEIVGITGLRVNSALDSESLKTIPLRIKQFYAEKGYLFANASISTKFDENGNAFVRLNIDEGKKVKLNDVIFLSDQKISEEDKNQLLKVLNLKKGDIIYFDKLQESIEKLNEYLKNNGYFESFVVLQDIEQVDNNFANIYILIDLGSRYFINFTGNNNFDNKQLINLLTFKENGFNYNELDLSKENLMNFYKSYGFLDVDIITQVEEQEENQGSAEKPYIKINFNINEGKRYKVDKIFIDTDYEEIKSDISKFAGNFYDKNKLLRYLQEQVKKLYESGYISANYKIEEIKNEDKLTLKVEFKKGKKYILKEIKQKNYLVKKDFELPKIYNPQELLNLQNEFKEKAREDGYLDAEVLLQTDLIENNDRIDVIATYDYNLGQRYRNGLTFVYGSFHLKPNVILKQFPNKEYFEKENFDVSIIRLYESRLFDYVNPLILPQEERKTVDKAIIVHDDKRGLVQGSVGYSTDQQFKASVAVILRNLFNYGYEFSTYIERSNFQTNYRLSLGNRLFKWNLSGFASTFLFNQYHRNYDLKSSGYDLFFEKRNNKWVKSSFRLERKYNVITNEGIFTPLKNYKVITTSFGLTDDHRNNRINPSSGYYSTLNFKTTFGDINYQSLEGSFRYYKEFLDFFILSQRFSTGYSFKSINTLPLAERYFLGGIANMRGFGFEELSGKQKIGGNSYLLINNDLRFPLYQKYNLYFLTFLDLGNVYTKSDEYRNPYFRKTAGIGIYVPTPAGSLIFDYAKKLDTKPNENKYRIEFSIGLDF; translated from the coding sequence TTGAAAATAAAGATTAAATTTTTAATCATCTTGCTTTTTACAGGTCTTACAAAGGCTGAAGAAAGGATAAAATCCAATTACCCTTTACCAAAAAATAACGGTGAAGAAATTTTAAGAATAACAAATGACCTAAATTATGTGGCTAATCTCTTTGAATTAACAAACGACTTTGAAAAGATAGAAATTAAAGAAGATAAGATACTTCTTACAAGAAAGCCATTTTTAAAAAGTATAGACATAAAAGGTAATAAATCTTTTTGGAAAGATGAAATAGTAGGAATTACAGGTTTAAGAGTAAATAGTGCTTTAGATAGCGAATCTTTAAAGACAATTCCACTTAGAATTAAACAGTTTTACGCAGAAAAGGGCTATTTGTTTGCAAATGCGAGCATATCAACCAAATTTGATGAAAACGGTAATGCGTTTGTAAGACTTAACATAGATGAAGGAAAAAAAGTAAAGTTAAACGATGTAATATTTTTATCAGACCAAAAAATCTCAGAAGAAGATAAAAATCAGCTTTTAAAAGTTCTAAATCTAAAAAAAGGGGATATAATTTATTTTGATAAATTGCAAGAATCTATAGAAAAACTTAACGAGTACTTAAAAAATAATGGATATTTTGAATCCTTTGTTGTTTTACAAGACATCGAGCAAGTGGATAATAACTTTGCCAACATATATATACTCATAGACTTAGGAAGTAGGTATTTTATAAACTTCACCGGCAATAACAACTTTGACAATAAACAATTAATAAATCTTTTAACATTTAAAGAAAATGGATTTAATTATAATGAGCTTGACCTATCAAAAGAAAATCTTATGAATTTCTATAAATCTTATGGGTTTTTGGATGTAGATATAATAACTCAGGTAGAGGAACAGGAAGAAAATCAAGGGTCAGCTGAAAAACCTTATATTAAGATAAATTTCAACATTAACGAAGGTAAAAGGTATAAAGTAGATAAGATTTTTATAGATACAGACTATGAAGAGATAAAATCAGATATAAGTAAATTTGCAGGCAACTTTTATGATAAAAACAAGCTTTTAAGATATTTACAGGAACAAGTAAAAAAACTCTACGAAAGTGGATATATTTCGGCAAATTATAAGATTGAAGAAATAAAAAATGAAGATAAACTTACGTTAAAAGTAGAATTTAAAAAAGGAAAAAAATATATTCTTAAAGAAATTAAACAAAAGAATTATTTAGTCAAAAAGGATTTTGAACTGCCAAAAATCTATAATCCACAAGAATTATTAAATTTACAAAATGAATTTAAAGAAAAAGCAAGGGAAGATGGATACTTGGATGCTGAGGTATTACTTCAGACTGATTTGATAGAAAATAACGATAGAATTGATGTTATTGCTACATACGATTATAATCTTGGACAAAGATATAGAAATGGTTTAACCTTTGTTTATGGCAGCTTTCATCTTAAGCCAAATGTAATTTTAAAACAATTTCCTAATAAAGAATACTTTGAAAAAGAAAATTTTGATGTATCTATAATTAGACTATATGAGTCAAGATTGTTTGACTATGTTAATCCATTAATTCTACCACAGGAAGAAAGAAAGACAGTGGATAAAGCAATTATTGTTCATGATGATAAAAGAGGATTAGTGCAAGGCAGTGTTGGTTATTCAACAGACCAGCAATTTAAAGCTTCTGTTGCTGTTATACTCAGAAACTTATTTAATTACGGTTATGAATTTTCTACTTATATAGAACGTTCAAACTTTCAAACAAATTATAGACTTTCTCTTGGGAATAGGTTGTTTAAATGGAATTTAAGCGGATTTGCTTCAACATTTCTATTTAATCAGTACCATAGAAATTATGATTTAAAAAGCTCAGGTTATGACTTGTTTTTTGAAAAAAGAAATAATAAATGGGTTAAAAGTAGTTTTAGATTAGAAAGGAAATACAACGTTATCACAAATGAAGGAATATTTACACCACTGAAAAATTATAAAGTGATAACTACAAGTTTTGGACTAACAGATGACCATAGAAACAATAGAATTAATCCATCAAGCGGGTATTATAGCACTTTAAACTTCAAAACAACGTTTGGAGATATTAATTATCAATCTTTAGAGGGTTCTTTTAGATACTACAAAGAATTTTTAGACTTTTTTATCCTTAGTCAAAGATTTTCTACCGGCTATTCTTTCAAAAGTATTAACACGCTTCCTTTGGCCGAAAGATATTTTCTTGGTGGTATTGCAAACATGAGAGGTTTTGGCTTTGAAGAATTATCAGGAAAGCAAAAAATTGGTGGAAATAGTTATTTATTAATAAACAACGACTTAAGGTTTCCATTATATCAAAAATATAATTTATATTTCTTAACATTTTTAGACCTTGGAAATGTATATACTAAAAGCGATGAATATAGAAATCCTTATTTTAGAAAAACCGCCGGAATAGGTATTTACGTTCCAACGCCTGCTGGAAGTTTAATATTTGATTATGCTAAAAAGTTAGACACAAAACCAAATGAAAATAAGTATAGAATAGAGTTTAGCATCGGTTTAGATTTCTGA
- a CDS encoding transcriptional repressor, translating to MQRRNTNQRKVIYEILKSTDIHPTADWIYERARKVIPNISLGTVYRNLKILKDEGLILELNDGKQSRFDARTDNHLHFKCEMCNSIYDIDFNAISLQINDKILDVFNVKSVDIVLNGICPKCIGDEREKDN from the coding sequence TTGCAAAGAAGAAATACGAACCAAAGAAAAGTTATATATGAAATATTAAAATCTACAGATATACATCCAACGGCAGATTGGATTTATGAAAGAGCAAGGAAAGTTATACCAAACATAAGTCTTGGGACAGTTTATAGAAACTTAAAAATACTAAAAGATGAAGGTTTAATCTTAGAGTTAAATGATGGAAAGCAAAGCAGATTTGACGCAAGGACTGATAATCACCTTCATTTTAAGTGTGAAATGTGTAACAGTATTTATGATATAGATTTCAACGCTATTAGTTTACAAATTAATGATAAAATTTTAGACGTTTTTAATGTAAAAAGTGTTGATATTGTTCTAAACGGCATATGTCCAAAATGCATAGGAGATGAACGTGAAAAGGATAATTAG
- a CDS encoding sulfite oxidase-like oxidoreductase, producing MKRIISPINLREDRLPPGQHWTDRLIILGVSDPPEIDLKSYRLKIFGEVEEAVVLTWDDILSLEKVELVADFHCVTRWSCKDVVWRGFHVNELKNLVKINPNVKSVMIHSLDGYTTNVPIEYFFDEDVIFAYELFNGPIPADNGYPLRLIVPKLYSWKSAKFVAGIEFMLEDRPGFWEQRGYHILGDPWKEQRYSD from the coding sequence GTGAAAAGGATAATTAGCCCAATAAACCTTAGAGAAGATAGGCTACCACCTGGTCAGCATTGGACGGATCGATTAATCATTCTTGGAGTATCTGACCCTCCAGAAATAGATTTAAAATCTTATAGGTTAAAAATATTTGGAGAAGTAGAAGAGGCGGTAGTTTTAACGTGGGATGATATCCTCTCTCTTGAAAAAGTTGAGCTTGTAGCGGATTTTCATTGTGTGACAAGATGGAGTTGTAAAGATGTCGTTTGGAGAGGTTTTCATGTAAATGAATTAAAAAATCTTGTAAAGATAAATCCAAACGTAAAATCCGTAATGATTCATTCCTTAGATGGATATACAACCAATGTTCCAATTGAGTATTTTTTTGACGAAGATGTGATTTTTGCTTATGAATTATTCAACGGACCAATTCCGGCTGATAATGGTTATCCACTACGTTTGATAGTACCTAAGCTTTATTCTTGGAAAAGTGCTAAATTTGTAGCCGGAATAGAATTTATGCTTGAAGATAGACCGGGTTTTTGGGAGCAAAGAGGTTATCATATCTTAGGCGACCCTTGGAAAGAACAAAGATATTCTGATTAA
- a CDS encoding ferredoxin, whose translation MGKLKVVVDRTLCEGIGVCVPEAPKYIVLDKRHKAVIVKPGDNVEELFAKVSELKRQEAVLDLTVDEEEDIFRAAEACPVKAIFIYDPETGEQLYP comes from the coding sequence ATGGGAAAATTAAAAGTTGTAGTTGATAGAACGCTATGCGAGGGAATAGGAGTTTGCGTTCCTGAAGCACCAAAATATATAGTCTTAGATAAAAGACATAAAGCGGTAATAGTAAAGCCGGGAGATAACGTTGAAGAGCTTTTTGCAAAAGTTTCTGAGTTAAAAAGACAAGAAGCTGTATTAGATTTAACTGTAGATGAAGAAGAGGATATTTTTAGAGCAGCCGAAGCTTGTCCTGTAAAAGCAATATTCATATATGACCCAGAAACCGGAGAACAACTGTATCCATAG
- a CDS encoding YqhA family protein, with product MEKFFGLIEQIFERILWESRLMVILAVVASVLAALTLTIVGTYDIYLVFSEMFHAFSDPQAYENFHKDAITHIISAIDAYLISTVLLIFGIGLYELFISKIDYAEKETKSSKILVIHSLDQLKDKLAKVIVMVLIVTFFKHAVSFKYEEALNLLYLSIGILLIALAIYFLAKSHHGKEHSSEE from the coding sequence ATGGAAAAGTTTTTTGGTTTGATTGAACAGATATTTGAAAGGATACTGTGGGAATCAAGATTGATGGTAATTCTTGCAGTAGTTGCATCAGTGCTTGCTGCTTTGACTTTGACTATAGTAGGAACATATGATATCTATCTTGTTTTTAGTGAAATGTTTCATGCTTTTTCAGACCCTCAAGCCTATGAAAACTTTCATAAAGATGCTATTACCCATATTATAAGTGCAATTGATGCTTATTTAATATCAACAGTGCTTTTAATATTTGGTATTGGACTTTATGAATTGTTTATTAGTAAAATAGATTATGCGGAAAAAGAGACAAAGTCTTCTAAAATTCTTGTTATTCACTCTCTTGACCAATTAAAAGATAAGCTTGCTAAAGTTATAGTTATGGTTTTAATTGTTACATTTTTTAAACACGCTGTTAGTTTTAAGTATGAAGAAGCTTTAAACTTGCTTTATCTTTCAATAGGAATACTTTTAATAGCATTGGCTATTTACTTTTTAGCAAAATCTCATCATGGAAAAGAACATAGCTCAGAGGAGTAA
- a CDS encoding heavy metal-associated domain-containing protein, which produces MKDFTMLSISLALIGGISWFFFGKKSNQEKNESLSGELETIQLNISGMHCAGCAAAVEATLKMMDGVKEASVNFATSKGIFTFDPTKITKQQIVDKIKELGYDASFDLENFEKKS; this is translated from the coding sequence ATGAAAGATTTTACGATGCTTAGTATATCATTAGCTTTAATTGGTGGTATTAGCTGGTTCTTTTTTGGGAAAAAGTCTAACCAGGAAAAAAATGAAAGTTTATCCGGCGAGCTAGAAACTATACAGCTTAACATCTCAGGAATGCATTGTGCAGGCTGTGCAGCTGCAGTAGAAGCAACGTTAAAAATGATGGATGGAGTTAAAGAAGCTTCTGTAAACTTTGCCACTTCAAAAGGTATTTTTACATTCGACCCAACTAAAATAACCAAACAGCAAATAGTAGATAAAATAAAAGAACTTGGATACGATGCTTCCTTTGATTTAGAAAATTTCGAAAAAAAAAGTTAG
- a CDS encoding copper-translocating P-type ATPase, whose protein sequence is MFIKFPYNEYFQFIIASIIQFYGGYEFYKSSFMSLKNRLADMNLLVSLGTFSAYLYSVSVLLFPSFFPENMRHVYFEGSSAIITFVLLGRYLEQKSKLKATDFMKNLLSLKPTYATIIVDGKEYQVKAENIVKGDIVIVRPGDKIPVDGIIIEGQTEIEQSFLTGESNLVYKKEGDEVLGGSINKVGVIKIKATKNAKDSVLNQIINLLLEAQSKKPKIGQLADRISQVFVPSVLIFAIIVFNIWYYLGYPLNFAFTAALTVLVIACPCALGLATPIAIVNIVGRAAKEGILIKNPELIENLKEIGIVIFDKTGTLTEGKFQVVNTLYKGSKEELEMILSLEKDINHPISQSIVNFMKENGFNFVNISQKQILEGRGIIGIFENKKLYIGNKKLFEEIGINISDEFLEFLKKNEENGYTVIFGTVDDKVVLALAVSDSIKKEALEVVKWFKNKGVKTVLLTGDNEKVAKNVAKTLGIDEAYWQLTPIDKYKFIKNLKSDYEKSIVFVGDGINDAPAMAECDVGIAVESASDITKDAGDIILLNSNLKGVIKAVLLAEKGLKIIKQNLFWAYVYNLIGIPVAAGFLYPIFGILLNPMYAGMAMAFSSITVVLNALRLRRISLE, encoded by the coding sequence ATGTTTATAAAATTTCCCTACAATGAATACTTTCAGTTTATCATTGCATCAATAATTCAGTTTTATGGTGGTTATGAGTTTTATAAATCTTCATTTATGTCTTTAAAAAATAGACTTGCAGATATGAATCTGCTTGTTTCTCTTGGAACTTTTTCAGCTTATTTATATTCTGTATCAGTCTTACTTTTTCCTTCTTTTTTTCCGGAAAACATGAGACATGTATATTTTGAAGGCTCATCTGCTATCATTACATTTGTTTTACTTGGTAGATACTTAGAACAAAAGTCAAAATTAAAAGCAACAGACTTTATGAAAAATCTACTATCTTTAAAGCCAACTTATGCAACCATCATAGTTGATGGGAAAGAGTATCAAGTAAAGGCAGAAAATATCGTTAAAGGCGATATTGTAATTGTTAGACCTGGTGACAAAATACCTGTTGATGGAATTATTATAGAAGGTCAGACAGAGATTGAACAGTCATTTTTAACAGGGGAGTCTAACCTTGTATATAAAAAGGAAGGTGATGAAGTTTTAGGTGGAAGTATAAATAAAGTTGGTGTAATCAAGATAAAAGCAACAAAAAACGCAAAAGATAGTGTTTTAAATCAGATTATAAACCTTCTTCTTGAGGCACAATCAAAAAAGCCAAAAATTGGTCAGCTGGCAGATAGAATATCTCAAGTTTTTGTGCCGTCTGTTTTAATCTTTGCTATTATAGTGTTTAATATTTGGTACTATCTTGGATATCCGCTAAATTTTGCCTTTACAGCAGCGTTAACTGTTCTTGTGATAGCTTGTCCTTGTGCTTTGGGACTTGCTACTCCGATTGCAATAGTTAATATCGTTGGCAGAGCTGCAAAAGAAGGAATTTTAATCAAAAATCCCGAATTAATTGAAAATCTAAAAGAGATAGGTATTGTAATTTTTGACAAAACAGGGACTTTAACAGAAGGTAAATTTCAAGTTGTAAATACATTATACAAAGGAAGTAAAGAAGAGTTAGAAATGATTTTATCTTTGGAGAAAGATATTAACCATCCTATCTCTCAATCCATCGTAAATTTTATGAAAGAAAACGGCTTTAATTTTGTTAACATCTCTCAAAAACAGATTTTAGAAGGTAGAGGAATAATTGGTATTTTTGAAAACAAAAAGTTGTACATTGGAAATAAAAAGCTTTTTGAAGAGATTGGTATAAACATATCAGATGAATTTTTAGAATTTTTAAAGAAAAATGAAGAAAACGGCTACACTGTAATCTTTGGTACTGTTGATGATAAAGTTGTGCTGGCTTTGGCTGTTTCAGATAGTATAAAAAAAGAAGCTTTAGAAGTTGTAAAGTGGTTTAAAAATAAAGGTGTAAAAACTGTTCTTCTAACAGGGGATAACGAAAAGGTAGCAAAAAATGTAGCTAAAACTCTTGGCATAGATGAGGCTTATTGGCAGTTGACGCCAATAGATAAATATAAATTTATCAAAAACTTAAAATCAGATTATGAAAAAAGTATAGTTTTTGTAGGAGATGGAATAAATGATGCTCCCGCAATGGCTGAATGCGATGTTGGCATAGCAGTAGAATCAGCTTCTGATATTACAAAAGATGCAGGAGATATAATACTGCTAAATTCTAATCTTAAAGGTGTAATAAAGGCCGTGTTATTAGCAGAGAAAGGACTAAAAATAATAAAGCAAAATCTATTTTGGGCGTATGTATACAATTTGATTGGAATTCCTGTTGCTGCCGGCTTTTTATATCCAATCTTTGGAATCCTACTAAATCCAATGTATGCAGGCATGGCTATGGCGTTTAGCTCAATTACGGTAGTTTTAAATGCATTGAGACTTAGAAGGATTTCTTTAGAATGA
- a CDS encoding AAA domain-containing protein, which translates to MQDCKEKVKNILSYYLFSEMFQLEQEDFKPDFEEIIDPESFKNTIVECRAQLKDERKIDVFKVYIGVCRVKNLIEYLQSIGLLKEDEELENFNLNSYIALGYFYITKNGHLIYSNERAIKYLPILPIIRIFKNTKDISKAIKEYIENQEEIEKLDNKAFLDRWKVDKDEPNVCYVIDSSWVVHEKTQVKDIEKLKNLKNCVLCATEQILSELDGLKKNPNPYISSKARKFRTIIDEMAKEAQKNQDGRLSDGMWYPSKNKKQIFIITPSYENLNEREYGVDKPEDASVIKATVDMASKYFPIVLTNDRTIRLGIQKYTTCFWNSTSLDKDIGVSERRIVDSKSSNSIDVLKEEEEFFFKLFEIEEEFLETSRKALSSFGNRYFKGTTIAIESVSEFGENSGYQKALEDLQNISLNPFFESVQELLEEEKTSELLNTYLCGKDIEFDLSSVKNVVELLTKQDIPLAKWLSPYNASMMQQIAINKANELKDQELMAVNGPPGTGKTTLLKDIIANIIVKRALKIIDVDYKIFDNNGKLIDDLKGFGIVVASNNNAAVENISIELPKMDDDVKKSLIDINEGSFRYFEDLIRKYFEEISKNQKQSKTKDNEDVDEDLGIEDIEEAKKSEYLGLLSIPLGNSTNRDRAISLLNVLKADIDQEEIPSEEDIRQIGDKIKNLKSKIEELSKKHKNYYAHLTDIENLQKEKDQIETDIKTLENELSNLTKEKESVDAEILKLEEKKKETINLLDMHEKSRPSEFANFLSIFFKSLKTKIEKWETQKLNLMNERTILNQKLDEKEQYKQKLQKKINDIQSSLSEKKAKKDNIDKEFSVKLNFIQDMESNYKDMLLPKDLYKKIISGNQLTEDEKKRIYMFTPYNYNELNKLRMQIFIESLKLHKLLIARHKEDFKKILNVFTAFLSIPDKFTNDTYSMEDLFNTFFFVIPVTSTTFHSFETLFKNMRKAGIGYLIVDEAGQAVPQQAIMPIYKSNRAIVVGDPLQIEPVVSITSDLDKYLIKSFNIEDPERYQTTSSSVQILADHGSSIGAFYEEYRVGIPLNIHRRCNNPMFDIANEIAYKGRMIKGQTDKESVKNLIPDYIKGKPQSLWIHVDWEKSKKERQVVLDEIKALRKILRDIESRLSQHDIDIEEFIKSKNLFIITPFKDIKEHIEKEFKKSSSKLENALVNESLGKFIGTIHTFQGKEAKIVIIVLGGKGERSMNWVASKPNMLNVALTRAKEYCFIIGDRSIWSNKPYFKEAVKYMNYIESKKLWDSDSSNTSH; encoded by the coding sequence ATGCAAGATTGTAAAGAAAAGGTAAAAAATATACTAAGCTACTATCTATTTTCAGAGATGTTTCAATTAGAACAAGAAGACTTTAAACCTGATTTTGAAGAAATAATTGACCCAGAATCTTTTAAGAACACCATAGTTGAATGTAGAGCACAGCTTAAAGATGAAAGAAAAATTGATGTTTTTAAGGTTTATATAGGGGTTTGTAGGGTTAAAAATCTTATAGAGTACCTTCAAAGCATTGGGCTTTTAAAAGAAGATGAAGAGTTAGAAAATTTTAATCTAAACTCCTATATAGCTCTTGGATATTTTTATATCACTAAAAACGGACATTTAATTTACTCTAATGAAAGAGCTATAAAGTATCTTCCTATTTTACCTATCATCAGGATATTTAAAAACACAAAAGACATATCAAAAGCTATAAAAGAGTATATAGAAAATCAAGAGGAAATAGAAAAACTAGATAACAAAGCGTTTTTAGATAGATGGAAAGTAGATAAAGACGAGCCAAATGTTTGTTATGTAATAGATAGTTCTTGGGTAGTACATGAAAAAACTCAGGTTAAAGATATTGAAAAACTAAAAAATCTTAAAAACTGTGTTTTATGTGCAACAGAACAAATTTTATCTGAATTAGATGGTTTAAAGAAAAATCCAAACCCTTACATATCTTCAAAAGCCAGAAAATTCCGTACTATCATAGATGAAATGGCAAAAGAAGCCCAGAAAAATCAAGATGGAAGATTAAGCGACGGTATGTGGTATCCGTCCAAAAATAAAAAGCAAATTTTTATAATAACACCTTCTTATGAAAACCTTAACGAGAGAGAATATGGTGTTGATAAACCAGAAGATGCATCTGTTATAAAAGCTACAGTTGATATGGCATCAAAGTATTTTCCAATAGTGCTTACTAACGATAGGACTATAAGATTAGGTATTCAAAAATATACCACCTGTTTTTGGAACAGTACATCCTTGGATAAAGATATAGGTGTTTCTGAGAGACGTATAGTAGATTCAAAATCTAGCAATAGTATAGATGTCTTAAAAGAAGAGGAAGAATTTTTTTTCAAACTTTTTGAAATAGAAGAAGAGTTCTTAGAAACATCAAGAAAGGCACTATCATCCTTTGGAAATCGTTACTTTAAAGGAACTACTATTGCAATAGAGTCCGTCTCAGAGTTTGGCGAAAATTCAGGTTATCAAAAGGCATTAGAAGATTTGCAAAATATATCTCTAAACCCTTTTTTTGAAAGTGTACAAGAACTTTTAGAAGAAGAGAAAACTTCAGAGCTTTTGAATACCTATCTTTGCGGTAAAGATATAGAATTTGACCTTTCTTCTGTAAAAAACGTTGTAGAGCTTCTTACAAAGCAAGATATACCATTAGCAAAATGGCTATCTCCTTATAATGCTTCTATGATGCAACAAATCGCTATAAATAAAGCGAATGAATTAAAAGACCAAGAGCTGATGGCTGTAAATGGACCACCAGGCACAGGAAAAACCACACTTTTAAAGGATATTATCGCAAATATAATAGTAAAAAGAGCTTTAAAGATAATAGATGTAGACTACAAAATCTTTGATAATAATGGAAAACTAATAGATGACCTAAAAGGTTTTGGCATAGTTGTAGCCTCTAACAATAACGCGGCAGTAGAAAATATATCTATAGAACTGCCAAAAATGGACGATGACGTTAAGAAATCGCTTATTGATATAAACGAAGGTAGTTTTAGATATTTTGAAGACCTTATAAGAAAGTACTTTGAAGAGATCTCTAAAAACCAAAAACAAAGCAAAACAAAAGATAATGAAGATGTAGATGAAGATTTAGGTATAGAAGATATAGAAGAAGCCAAGAAAAGCGAATACCTTGGATTACTGTCTATTCCCCTTGGTAATTCAACAAACAGAGATAGGGCAATTTCTCTCTTGAATGTTTTAAAAGCTGACATAGACCAAGAAGAAATTCCATCCGAGGAAGATATAAGACAAATAGGAGATAAAATTAAAAACCTAAAATCAAAGATTGAAGAACTTTCCAAAAAACACAAGAATTACTATGCTCATCTAACAGACATAGAAAATTTGCAAAAGGAAAAAGACCAAATAGAAACTGATATAAAAACTTTAGAAAATGAACTTTCTAATCTCACAAAAGAAAAAGAATCTGTAGATGCTGAAATATTAAAACTTGAAGAAAAGAAAAAAGAGACTATCAACTTACTTGACATGCATGAAAAATCAAGACCTTCTGAATTTGCTAATTTCTTATCCATATTTTTTAAAAGCTTAAAAACAAAAATAGAAAAGTGGGAAACGCAAAAACTAAATTTGATGAATGAAAGAACAATTCTAAATCAAAAATTAGATGAAAAAGAACAATATAAACAAAAACTTCAAAAGAAAATAAATGACATACAATCAAGCTTGTCTGAGAAAAAAGCTAAGAAGGACAACATAGACAAAGAATTTTCGGTTAAGCTAAATTTTATACAAGATATGGAATCCAACTACAAGGATATGCTGCTACCTAAGGATTTATACAAAAAGATCATATCAGGAAATCAATTAACGGAAGATGAAAAAAAGCGAATATACATGTTTACCCCATATAATTATAATGAGTTAAACAAACTTAGAATGCAGATATTTATTGAATCTTTAAAACTTCATAAACTTCTTATTGCAAGACATAAAGAAGATTTTAAAAAAATTCTAAACGTATTCACAGCATTTTTATCAATCCCTGATAAGTTTACCAACGATACATACTCTATGGAAGATTTATTTAATACATTTTTCTTTGTTATACCGGTTACGTCTACGACCTTTCATTCTTTTGAAACACTCTTTAAAAATATGAGAAAAGCAGGTATTGGCTATCTAATAGTTGATGAAGCAGGGCAAGCGGTACCGCAACAAGCTATCATGCCAATTTACAAATCAAACAGAGCTATCGTGGTTGGCGACCCTCTCCAAATAGAACCTGTTGTAAGCATAACATCAGACCTTGATAAATACCTTATTAAAAGTTTTAATATAGAAGACCCAGAAAGATATCAAACAACCTCTTCTTCTGTCCAAATACTTGCAGACCATGGGTCTTCCATAGGAGCTTTTTATGAAGAGTATAGAGTAGGCATCCCATTGAATATCCATAGAAGATGCAACAATCCAATGTTTGATATAGCCAACGAAATAGCATATAAAGGAAGAATGATAAAAGGACAAACTGATAAAGAAAGCGTCAAAAATTTGATTCCAGATTATATTAAAGGCAAACCTCAGTCTTTATGGATTCATGTAGACTGGGAAAAAAGTAAAAAAGAAAGGCAAGTAGTTTTAGATGAGATAAAAGCTTTAAGAAAAATATTAAGAGATATTGAAAGTAGGTTAAGTCAGCACGATATAGACATAGAAGAATTTATCAAGAGTAAAAACCTTTTTATAATTACCCCTTTTAAAGATATAAAAGAACATATTGAAAAAGAATTTAAGAAATCTTCCTCAAAACTTGAAAATGCCTTAGTAAATGAAAGCTTAGGAAAATTTATAGGTACAATACACACGTTCCAAGGAAAGGAAGCAAAAATAGTAATTATAGTATTAGGTGGTAAAGGAGAAAGATCTATGAACTGGGTGGCATCAAAACCTAATATGCTAAATGTAGCTCTCACAAGAGCAAAAGAATATTGTTTTATTATAGGAGATAGATCTATATGGAGTAATAAACCGTACTTTAAAGAGGCTGTAAAGTATATGAATTATATAGAAAGTAAGAAATTATGGGATTCAGACTCATCCAACACAAGTCATTAA